Proteins encoded within one genomic window of Spirochaeta isovalerica:
- a CDS encoding sigma-70 family RNA polymerase sigma factor, with amino-acid sequence MIESETVSKVQTLPFNSDDGQGYINETDPLALYLKQISRYPLLNVDEEQEIGAGIKAVKDEIEDLKENLANGACLQADFEIQNKVGEERLLTLKNRMINANLRLVVSIAKKYQHRGLSLLDLIDEGNIGLIEAVDRFDYTKGCRFSTYGTWWIRQAIIKSLADKGRVIRIPIHMLNTIKKCYFVAKYLTQEYGRDPTAEELADYMNLPTSKVKEIMKLSQETASLDITVDDDNVTRLSDLIKDDNSQEPFESVFNMALQDTLEEVLKQLSEREMKIIQYRYGLAGEGPFTLEETGKMLGITRERVRQIQEKAICKLRKFKIIKDLQEYI; translated from the coding sequence ATGATCGAAAGTGAGACCGTTTCAAAGGTACAGACTCTCCCATTCAATTCGGATGATGGACAGGGTTACATCAATGAAACAGATCCTCTCGCGCTTTACTTGAAACAGATCTCCCGATATCCGCTTCTCAATGTCGATGAAGAACAGGAAATCGGTGCAGGAATTAAAGCAGTAAAAGACGAAATTGAAGATCTCAAAGAAAATTTAGCCAACGGGGCATGCCTGCAGGCTGATTTTGAAATTCAGAACAAAGTCGGGGAAGAACGTCTTCTCACTTTAAAAAACCGAATGATTAATGCCAATCTCCGATTGGTCGTTTCCATCGCCAAAAAATATCAGCATAGGGGACTGTCTTTGCTGGATCTAATTGATGAAGGCAACATAGGACTTATAGAAGCAGTAGACAGGTTCGACTACACTAAGGGCTGCCGGTTTTCAACTTACGGAACCTGGTGGATCAGACAGGCTATCATTAAATCTCTTGCCGATAAGGGACGGGTTATCCGGATCCCTATTCATATGCTCAATACCATAAAAAAGTGTTATTTCGTTGCGAAATATCTCACGCAGGAATATGGGCGCGATCCAACGGCGGAAGAGCTGGCTGACTACATGAATCTTCCCACTTCAAAAGTGAAAGAGATCATGAAATTGTCACAGGAAACAGCTTCTCTCGATATTACTGTCGATGATGATAACGTAACGAGACTGTCCGATCTTATTAAAGACGATAATTCTCAGGAACCTTTTGAAAGTGTTTTTAATATGGCTTTACAGGACACTTTGGAAGAAGTTCTGAAACAGCTGAGCGAACGTGAGATGAAAATTATTCAGTACCGTTACGGTCTGGCCGGAGAAGGACCTTTTACACTTGAGGAAACCGGAAAAATGCTCGGAATCACTAGAGAGCGAGTCAGACAGATTCAGGAAAAAGCTATCTGCAAATTGAGAAAGTTTAAAATCATCAAAGATTTACAGGAATATATTTAA
- a CDS encoding tRNA-queuosine alpha-mannosyltransferase domain-containing protein produces MSRFLFIEPFYGGSHKYFADGLIQKSCHEIDLYSLPARFWKWRMRGASVYAVQHIKDLMRYEAIIVSNMLSVSDFKALAGPDLPPVILYFHENQILYPLAEGETEDLHYGFTDFISALCADSIIFNSEFHMKAFLKGIPPFLSRFPDFRPSSSIEKIQTKCQVIPPGCHLDPEPYIPVERPENPVIIWNHRWEHDKNPEDFFEVLFELDSEGIPFSLAVLGERYTTSPEIFSIAEQKLKDRIIHFGYAENYSDYKAILNSGNIVISTAFQENFGISIIEAIGSGNFPLLPNRLSYKEIIPEEFHKFCLYKNKKDLINKLKKLISHYDPQLLRKLVEKNKRYDWNQIIAQYDLYLEQKKNPVNRDFYQDLSI; encoded by the coding sequence ATGAGCAGATTTCTATTTATTGAACCTTTTTACGGTGGCTCTCATAAATACTTTGCAGATGGCTTAATCCAAAAAAGCTGTCATGAAATCGATTTATATTCACTTCCGGCCAGATTCTGGAAATGGCGTATGAGAGGCGCTTCAGTATACGCAGTTCAACACATAAAAGATTTGATGCGATATGAGGCGATAATAGTCTCCAATATGCTTTCTGTCAGTGATTTTAAAGCACTCGCCGGTCCGGACTTACCACCTGTTATTCTCTATTTCCACGAAAATCAGATTCTCTATCCTTTAGCTGAAGGCGAAACAGAAGACCTTCACTATGGATTTACTGATTTCATATCAGCTCTTTGCGCAGACTCTATCATTTTCAACTCAGAATTTCATATGAAGGCTTTTCTGAAAGGGATACCTCCCTTTCTCTCCCGTTTCCCCGACTTTAGACCTTCGAGTTCAATAGAGAAAATACAAACAAAATGTCAGGTGATCCCTCCGGGATGTCATCTTGATCCGGAACCATATATACCTGTAGAGAGACCTGAAAACCCTGTGATAATCTGGAATCACCGCTGGGAACATGACAAAAATCCCGAAGATTTTTTTGAAGTTCTCTTTGAGCTGGACTCGGAAGGCATTCCTTTCAGCCTCGCGGTCCTGGGGGAGCGGTATACAACATCTCCTGAAATTTTTTCAATCGCTGAACAAAAACTGAAAGACCGGATTATACACTTCGGCTATGCTGAAAATTATTCAGATTACAAAGCCATTTTGAATTCGGGAAATATCGTAATAAGCACGGCTTTTCAGGAAAATTTCGGAATTTCGATAATCGAAGCCATCGGAAGCGGAAATTTTCCTCTCTTACCGAACCGCCTATCATATAAAGAGATAATACCCGAAGAATTTCATAAGTTCTGCCTATATAAAAATAAAAAAGATCTGATTAACAAACTGAAGAAACTGATCAGTCATTACGATCCCCAGCTATTACGTAAACTGGTTGAAAAGAACAAACGATATGATTGGAATCAGATAATTGCACAATATGATTTATATCTCGAACAAAAAAAAAATCCCGTAAACCGGGATTTTTATCAGGATTTATCTATTTAA
- a CDS encoding LysM peptidoglycan-binding domain-containing protein, with product MINRHTLLKVILTSFIVISLSGQSINHTVQKGDTLYSLSRKYDVTVDLIMERNGLSSPNELKTGIILQIPQNHLDYNENNWYIESSEYFVKKGDTLYSISRRNGMSVEELRSLNSLSDNHVLHIGDRLLVKSSSEAGNGGQQPLPEPEKPDSGDNGLIWPVSGTRYKMDGKLEGVRINGEAYSYVRSIAAGKVVLAEPYRGFGNVILIDVNGYIYLYGGNEDIFVNVGEEVKAGTRIGRLGVSEDGKQDMFFSVFKDGKPVDTYTAPRG from the coding sequence ATGATAAACAGACATACTCTTTTAAAAGTTATATTGACATCTTTTATTGTAATCTCTCTAAGCGGCCAGTCAATCAATCACACCGTTCAGAAAGGTGATACCCTATATAGCCTGTCCAGAAAATACGACGTTACCGTAGATCTGATCATGGAGCGGAATGGACTTTCGTCTCCAAATGAACTAAAAACGGGAATTATTTTACAAATTCCTCAGAATCATTTGGATTATAATGAAAACAACTGGTATATTGAAAGTTCAGAATACTTTGTGAAAAAGGGGGATACTTTATACAGCATTTCCCGTAGAAATGGAATGTCTGTTGAAGAACTCAGATCTCTTAACAGTCTATCGGATAATCATGTACTTCATATCGGCGACAGGTTGCTGGTTAAATCGAGTTCCGAAGCTGGTAATGGGGGGCAACAGCCATTACCGGAACCCGAAAAGCCGGATAGCGGAGATAACGGTCTCATATGGCCTGTCTCAGGTACGAGGTATAAGATGGACGGTAAGCTTGAAGGTGTGAGAATCAACGGAGAGGCGTATTCCTACGTCAGGTCCATCGCTGCAGGAAAAGTCGTTTTGGCTGAACCGTACCGTGGGTTCGGCAATGTCATATTGATAGATGTAAATGGTTACATTTACCTATATGGTGGCAACGAGGACATCTTTGTGAATGTCGGTGAAGAAGTAAAGGCCGGAACCCGAATAGGACGACTGGGAGTATCTGAAGACGGAAAGCAGGATATGTTTTTCTCCGTTTTTAAAGATGGCAAACCAGTAGACACTTATACTGCGCCGAGAGGCTGA